The Sesamum indicum cultivar Zhongzhi No. 13 linkage group LG6, S_indicum_v1.0, whole genome shotgun sequence genomic interval GAGGGAAAAGAGAAGAGCCCTTGATTCAAGAATTTAGGAATGAGAACAGTGACAGGAAACTTGTGCATCATTTTAAGCACAGGATAATTGTCTCTGATGTCATCCATAAAAGCCGCTGGAGTGATGTGAATTCGTCAGACCTGATGTCTTTGAACTCTGAGATGCTGAATGTCATTTCGAGCAAAAGATTTTCCGCATTGGAGTACAGTAGTGGGAGGTTCACCAATGAACTTTCAGCAAAAGAACAAATCTTGAAGATCAAAGAAGATATGGAGAGGAAAAGATTGTATGAGGTCAAGGTCGGTAGAATTGAACATAGTTCAGCCACAACTTCTAGCTGCCCTAATGATTCAGACATTGATTTAGACCAAAGTACGATAGCTAGAACATTGGATCCGGCTCAGAAAAGATCGATGTCTGAAATTACAAACATTTCAAGATTCACAGAAAATGCAAGAAGCAGATTATCAACTCCAGCAAATATGGGTAAAGATGATTATGTTAGAAGGGTGTGGTTGCGTATTGCAAGGAGAACAATTCAGTGGTTTTCAGGTCGTGAAGCAAGTCATGAGGCTAGGAAACAGGCATTAATTGTCTGAATTCTGCATCTTTTGTTTCTGTAAACATGAAGTTCTACAAACAACAGGCTGTACTTACTCCATTAAACTAGCTTCATTCTATCAAGTTTCCGAAGGACATCTCTGGTAATTCTGTTAAATGGCCTCTGAATCTGATTTGCACAACTTTTTGAAATTCCCCTTTCAAGTTTATCTTCAGTTAAAGGGTCAAAATTCTGAAACTTTCTAgtaatgaaagaagaaaagccAGATTACGTTTCTTGCTGCAGTGTGACAGGCAACCTTCACAAGCTTGAATCTCACAGATacaatttcagaaaaagaagaatcaacAGAAATCTGTGTCACATTATATCTGAGAACTTCTAGACTAAAAGCAGCTAAAACCTATGGTTTCAACATTATATTTGACTCATCATCTGCTTTCTTCCTGTAGGAGTTTCTTTCTTAATTGGTTGCGCAACGATCTGCATTTCTCTGTCGGCCTGATATCTCCACAATGTTAGCTCAAATTTCCACTATGTAAATCCTCAGTTACCTAGACCTACATAACTTGTGGCACGAGGTGGGAACCACAACTAGCTCATTCATTAACTTTTCTCTTATTTCATATCCTAGTACAAGTGGTAACCATGATCCGAGCTATCCACATCTGAGTTACTGCTGGTCTCCTgcttgattttcattttcaattcctCAACACGGCTGACACTACTATGTGGGCTGTCATCTTTGATCTTTTTCTGTCTAACTTTCCTCCACTTGTGCTTGTTATACCAATGCCTAGTCAACATAAAACCAAGCCCGAAAAACACAAAGATTGTGCATCCTCCTCCAAATACTACTAGTTCCACCGTTACCCAACTTGTGCCCTTCTTTTCCGGCATGATTGTCCAAATGGCAGCTATATAAGCTGCAGTCATAAACAGTGTGGATAGCCACATCACTTTGTGCGTTGCTGTCAGTAGATTCATCATAGTTTTCCGTGTGAAAGGGATGATGCTCACCAGAACATTGACAACACCAATGGAAAGGAACAAGGCCACAATGTTGCAGACCAAGAACACCTTAAAAGCAGCACGGTCTCCCCGTAATGCTTTCCCTGTTTCTTGGCTGAATCCACCTGGAGGATTAATGCCTGCAGTAAAGGTCACCGTTGCAACCAGGACTGCGACAATGGTTACAGTTTTCCTTGCATTTCGCAACCCCTCATTCTGGAGTTCCAGCTTCTTTGCTCTGTGCCGGTTTTGCCTGTGATGACGGTGGCTTGGGGAGCAATGTTCAGAAGTTCTATTAGACCGAGACattgattttctttgaatGTTTTCACTTAACATTCGGGACGTGGATACAGCCACTTGTTGGATGTGCGTCGATCCAGGAGATATTTGATCACATCTCTTAGCTCCTGCTTCCAATAGTGCTGGTGCAATAGCAAGAGCACCAGAGTTGCTTGCATCAGTTTCAACCACATCTAGAGCTGTGTATCCCTTTCTATTCAAAGAATTTACGTCAATTCcaattttaagtatatatgtaACCATCTGAAAAGGAGAATTTAAGCAAGAAAAGGTTAGCTTTGAGGCATAAACCTAGGAAATTAACAGGCAAAGATCAACTGAGCAAATTAATAAGACTCACAGCAGTAAGTTTTGATGCAGTAGCCAAGTGCAGGATAGTGTTTCCATCATTATCTTGCATGTTCAGAAGTTTACTGGTGTTGATTGACTCAGTTAAGTACCTAACCACATCATACTGATTGTTCTTAACCGCGAGATGCAGAATTGTTTCCCCATTGTACGTTGTCGCCTCAGCAGAATCAAGACTGGCAAAAAGAATCTCATCGAGGATGTTGATTCGCCCTTTTATCGCAGCATAATGGAGCGGTATACGGCCTTCACCATCAGGTATCAAGCAGAGATCAGAATCCAACTTCATAAGTTCTCTTGTTATCTCTAATTGACCCTTGCTGCATGCTAGATGCAGAGGTGTGCAACCGTAGACATTCCTTTTCCAGGCGAAGTCGGCCCGTGCTTTCAGTATTTCCTTCACTATTTCTGCACAACATTGCTAGTAACATTATCGGAAAAAATAGTATGTGTTTATCTAAATTTTCTCATAGAATACAGCGTTTTGGAAACATGCAATAATGGGACATGCCGACATAGAGTTGATTACAACATGCAACTCTTTTCTTCGTTTCTTAATCAAGACCATCAATAACTAGGGCCTACATGCCGACAAGAATTGACTCCATTTCCTGTCTACCCTGCATGATCGTAAAGGGTATATTCATGTGAGAACTACTACTTTAAGCTCAAAACAACTGAATTCAACAGTGGAAAAACAAACGTAAATCTCTTCATCAAATTAAGCACAAAACTCCAAACTACATACTACGcctatacatatatttaccTGTATTGCCAGATGAAGCTGCAATATGAAGTGAAGTGTTTTCCATGTCCAATTCAAGCATCAGATATATTTACCTGTATAGCCAGATGAAGCTGCAACATGAAGTGAAGTGTTTTCCATGTCCAATTCAAGCATCAGCAATCTCGGAAAATTCAGCAACTCCTTAACCACGTCGGTCCTCCCCTTCTCACAGGCCGCAAATAGAACACTCTCCTCCCGACAGTTCACCTTATAAGCAACCGACGGGTCGGTTTCCAGCAACAATCTCACAATTTCCAGGTGCCCTTCTCTGCATGCTTCGTGCAAAGGCGTCTCCAGGTAAGCATTTTCCAGGGATACCATCTCAGGCCACTTCTCCACGATCTCCTTCGTTAATTCCAGGTGCCCAAATCTTGCAGCTACATGCAGTACTGTGTTGAGAGATCCAGTGACTCTCTGCCTGATGATACTGTCATCTTGCTCGACGAGTTTCCACAGGGCTTCAACGTCGCCACTGGTGACGGATTCTTGGAGCCGACGATCCATGATTGATGATGCAGCTACCCGTGTGAAGGGAATTCTCCGTGGCTTTTATGGCCAGATTAGTTGTGTATATTTCAAGCTGTGATGGTGTTTATATGTGAACGCTAGTGTGCATGATTTTCCACAAGGGATGAAACAACCAGGAAAGTTCCAAGAGAAAGCCATAAATCTCATAAACCCGAAAAGTAAGTACGTAGGTTTGTAAAGACTACATTTCAAAGTTGTAAAGATAGCATTGAATTTCTCCGACAATTTTATAgtgtgaaaatgaaaattcttagtcacatcaattttagtccaatctaattcattaattacattgtaattataaatttaaaacacgCTTTTAGTCCAATCTGATCCATTAATTacattgtaattataaatttaaaacacacTTTGTactcaaatatattacacatgACATAAAACATTCGAACTCGAATTTAAATGGCTGAAATTTCCGAAATGATGTGGTGTCCTTTTTATGAATGCGTGCTACAATCAAACTCagtttcattcttttttataggggagaaaaatacatctggttaatgaaaaatttaaagcaagtttggcTTTTTATGTGATTAGTTTCAATATCAATTAACAAGTGGACTGGTCCCGCGTGCAATATGGACCTTTGAGTACTTATAATAAACATATCATACTTTCCCAATTTCAAAGTTATAGATTTTTTGCTCATCATTCCACCACCAACACTCAATTTagcattataataattaattcaaaaatattcatgtgcatatatatatatatatatatatatatgatgaacaTCTAGAGCATGATTATTGATGAAGAGTAGTCTTACGACAATTTCTACCCAATTTCCTACTCCTCCATTTCTatccaaaaatcaagaaatatagAATTATGTACGTACGTACTACGTACtaagaagacaaaaattaagaaaacgATGTAAGGTTcaagtgtaattattaaaatccgAAACCCATAAAGTCTTCTCGAAATTTCtattaagaatttatatatgagTCATGACATGAGGCCTGACGAACTTGTGTTGGTCGTCATGGTTCACGACCTAATTCATTTTTGATTTAACCacatttttatcattattaatttctaCAAATTTGGAACTTAGTGTATTACgggaaaattattatttaaattaatcgcataatataagtaatatatttgcacatgtattatatgattgatcatttttattgaattatacattaattataagataaatatattatacttgacATATCATTGATACAAACTTAATCAAATTCGGCGTATGTTGGAATTTTGGCTATGGGGTGAGAAAAGGGCCGAGCACGTACCGCCAGCTCAGCTGCACTTTCTTGtaattacttattattatgttttgattAATGAGGTctaataaactaatattttaaagtccGCACAATTCACATGCACCATTTCAACTTCACATTTTCGTACATacaaatttactttattaCTATTAccttgagaaaaataaagaaataaacaataataataaattaaaactaaaaaataaactaaattattcaatatttgattGAAGTCGATATTTGAACTcactttatcaaatttataaaattaaatgtgaataatattttgaactcaatttaaacttgatttgattattttattagtacaaaaataataaagtatatttaaaattattaaattattagagcCCAACTCGCATTTGATAATCAATGTAAactcaaatgtattttttaaaatttaataataatttaaataaatttgaataatgatGTGTTTGATTCAATTCGACTTGGAACGGTCTCTTTCTGCCAAACATCAGCTCTATGGTGGGCCTTAAGACTTTTCTCCCATCCATTTGTAAAGTAATTTGGGCCTGTAAGCTTATGGGCTTAGATTCAGCAAATACCCGAACGAAACCCAGATCCAGTAGCTCCAACTCATTTGCCCTGTTTTTTCAATCAGAAAAAACAATATGACCGGAAATTTCTAAATATGAGAAACATATATTGATTAGGTCAGATTACcagaaaaatatagatttattCTCCTACACACTAAATTACTACgacttaaatattataataaataaatactaattattatgtaaGGTCAAATAAAATGGAcgattttattatgattaaaatatttgccataattCTAacctgcaaaaatatttttgccttATTTCAGAAAGAACCATTAATAATCATTGttcaattattgttaattattattcatcataatttttaaattagaattataataattaattattgtaaaaatcatatttatttgagTGGTGCAGTTAGAAAACTAAAGCACTATTGTaacctatatataatttcaaaatcatcaCCATGGAGCGTGCCAGGATAAACCGATACACAATATCTTTGGCAGCTATACAAGTTCCTGATTCGATAAAAAAATCGTGGAAGTTAGGATAACGAGTCCAATTGGTTCGGGACGACATTTGGCAAAACCTCCAAGTGTACTGGGACACCGACGAGTTCAAGGCAAAATCAGCAAGAATAAGACTAATTTGGTGGCCAACTCTGTAGCTACTAGCATTGTCTACGGTGGTGAGTCCTCCTAATTGGCATGCATAAAAGAAAACTCGtaagtaaattttaaagtttacatttttaattatttttattaatgttgtaaattgataaaatttctTACTTATTCAAATATCTGCACAGGAGGCCCAACCCTGTCGTCCGCCTCACAGTGTGGAGGTATTCGCTGACtactataaaaagaaaacggACGACACCTGAAGCAGAAAAGCGAGCTGAGGAGGTCATGGtaagttttttaatatttcttttataaattagttattaataataaattttgattagttattactatattttattatttattgactaataaattttatttaattattttcagaaaacttATCAGAAATTACTTGAGGAGCGTGCCTCTCAGCCCACGCCAGGGGAGGCGGCCTCAATAGTGCCTCAGTAGTTCAAGAGGACCAATTGTGGGCTGAGGCTGCCGTCGGGAGAAAGCGGGGCCAAATCTTTGGCACAAATGCATTGATGTCAAATGCCGCCTAACCATGAACAACAACTGCCCGACCATCTTCATCCACTGTTGTTCCGTCGCTGACTAATACCAAACTTGACAAATAATATTGGTCTTGAGTGCATTGTGCGTCAAAATAGGGATGCCACAGATATTCCCGAAGTGAAGCCTACGACTGACGCCCCTATCAAGGGAGCAACGTAGTTGGCCATTGAGGGTGCTACAGAACCTGAGCTTTCCGACCAGCCAAAAGCATTAGattagaattaaaaagatttattaaaaaatattatataaaacataGCAAATATTTGAGACGAATTTTGGGATGAAAACTGTCGGAAATATTTGGGATGAATTTTGGGACGATAGTCATCGCAAATTACGTTTGAATAATTTGGAACAAAAATTGTGATCAATTCGGTCCCGAATTCCATCCCAAATtcattgcaattttaaaataatttgggaCGACTTTCCCACGATATTTCCAACAATAAAAGATACATCACAATTTTTTCGATTAATTTACCAGCAAATTGATggcaatatataaaatctcctaaaaaaaaagttcattgaaatttttttattttttatcctaacATCCGTCCCAAAAATCGTCCaagaaaatactaattttttgtcccatagaTGAATTTTTCAATGACATTAACAAACCATCACAAATATCTCGATGGATATTCATTTTGTCGGAAATATCATCAGAAGTACTTTTTGAAGTACCTTTTCCAcacgattttttatttcaaaaatcatcGAAAACCTTATTAAAAACGAAATTTCATCGAAAATTCGGTCTCTAAAAGGGgcttctatttttttgatagCGAGAGAGTTGGGTATAAGTGTCTACCAACACtggaaagtaattaatattggCAATGGGGACTTATATCTGCACTGAATTTTGAGTGGTCCCATATAAATTAAGTGTACACTAAATATTGTAGCTAACTTATAATAATGACGCATATATGCACCTCATCTCCTCATAGCTTTTATatgtcaatataaatttttggcaGCTCACACCCTAatactttaaatataattaattaagtaggaAATAATTAGTGTGGTGATCagtaattactaattaattgcatattttcatattaattgatgAATGAATTAGTAATGGTATATATATGGCTAGTTGAAGTTACTACGTGCaacatttattcatttattgcTAGCTAACTAATAATCCAGCCaccaaattaaattacctttctgtttctaatttaattgctTTCCTCCTCTTGGTGATGAGAACAAGACCACTCACCAATCATGAGggcaaaattgtaattctAATCTcgtaaatataagaaaatagtaattttagttctgtacCAGTcgttaatttagtaatttttatcttgtcattttataaattttgcgACTCTGAAGATAAAAATGATTGAAAGTTGAATATGTGACAATCTTGTCATGTTGTTTGCACTTTTCCAgccatttttttaatgtgtataaaatattttcataactaTACACATGTAAGTAattaatgtgaatatatatatatattaatttataataaaaatttaatgtatacAATATCATCCCCTAGTGATGCTTAaatagaaagaagaagaaaaaatgcaatactTCCACAtgtgtatattaaaaaaaattattcaaattatgttcgatcgaattaaattaatcacaaagtGTGATTAATCACTTTCTTGAactctataataattatataataagtatattatacttattatataattgattcacgTCCGATCAAATCAGGTTTAAATTAGAAATCTCCTATATAACCACTATATGATCTAATTCAAATCAGGTTTAAATTAGAAATCTCCTATATAACCACTATATCATCTAATTCAACCACGGCCACTCTGCTATATATTTCATGTTTCATCTTTCAGTAATGGAACACTATAACAAGAGAACTCTACGCAATTTCATTGAAGAGAATACCAAGACAATGCAATCTCCACCCCGCATCTCCTACAAATCCCTCCCACAAATCTACGATCACCACCACGACAATGTCCTCTACAGCCCCTCAAGATCCTCCACCAACAGCCTCCCCCGCCCTCCTCTACCACTGCATTGCCTCTCTCCACCGCCAGGATGGCACCATTTTCTCCATCGCCGCCGCTAAAGGCTTGGTCTTCACCGGCTCCGAGAGCTCCCGCATTCGTGCCTGGCGGCAGCCTGACTGCACTGAGAGGGGTTATTTCAAGGCCACTTGTGGCGAAGTCCGTACAATCTTGGCTCACGGGAGCACCCTTTTCACTTCTCATAAAGACTGTAAAGTTCGTATCTGGAACATAACCGCCGCCACGGAGAATTTTCAGGCGAAGAAGATCACCACTTTGCCCAAAAACAGGTCGATTTTCATGTTCCCTAGAACGACTAGCGCTAAACATAGAGATTGCATTTCTTGCATGGCGTATAACCATGCGGAAGGGCTGTTATACACAGGATCGTGGGATCGAACAGTTAGAGTGTGGAGGGTCTCTGACAATCGATGCGTCGACACGTTTACGGCCCACGAGGATAACATAAACGCCGTGGTGGTGAACCAGGACGACGGATGTGTCTTCACGTGCTCCTCAGACGGCTCCGTGAAAATCTGGAGGAGGGTATACGGGCAGAGCTCGCACACACTGACAATGACGCTCAAATTCCAGCCGTCGCCGGTGAACGCATTGGCCTTAAGCTCATCAACGAACTCATGCTTCCTCTACTCGGGTTCTTCGGATGGATTCATCAATTTCTGGGAGAAGGAAAAAATGTCTGGAAGATTCAATCATGGAGGGTTCTTACAGGGGCACAGATTCGCAGTTCTTTGTCTCGTTGCGATAGAGAAACTGGTGTTCAGCGGATCAGAGGACACGACGATCAGGGTGTGGAGAAGAGAGGAAGGGAGCTGTTTCCATGAGTGCTTGGCGGTGTTGGATGCTCACAGGGGGCCTGTCAAGTGCTTGGCTGCTTCCCTGGAGATCGAAAAAGTAGTTGTAATGGGGTTCTTGGTTTACAGCGCTGGATTGGATCAGACATTTAAGGTGTGGAGGATTAAGATTTTGCCGGAAGAGAAGGAGTGCACGCAGGGCGCCATGGAACCTATAGATACAACGGTGAAGATTACGGAGTATGAAACCAGCCCTGTGTTGTCTCCTTCATGGGTGGAGAAGAAGTTGCAAGGTGATAATCCTTTTCATTAACTAATCAATTAGTCCCACAcctttagtataattataaggaTTAATAGGGTTCAAATTCCGAGCTGGAACCAATACTATTTccaattgaattttctatttcaaatcttttattttatttaacatatatatgtcaCCTGTATAAGAATCGTGATGTCatgtgttttatttaaagaaaataaacatttatGTACATGACgtgtatatgttaaataaattaaaaaatacaataaaatttgatatagaGAATTCAATTCGATGACAAATATTGTAACTCGAATCAAATTCAGCCATACTGAAACCAATTAAatgattagtattttattatatttatgtgtatgagtacattcaaatttgatttggtatATAAATAACACTTGTTGagttaatatttgaaaagagGAAACTTGATTTCtgtccttttttttaacaaattaatcacaattatattataaaattcaatattaccAACTCTGttaatcaacatatatatcaattatcacCATTAGCAACTATCATTAATTATCACCATTGTAGTAGATAACCAActgttattaaaataaactaacttgcttatatatacataactagaatttcactacaaaaaaaattaattttttattatattataaatgaccacaacttaaaaactataataaatttatactacTAACCAcgactaaataaaattaatatgaaaacttaacattttaacataattaattaatatttgtcatgactttTAGATATGAACAAAGCATTTAtcagaattttaattattataaatattaatcctagttaattttttttatcacgatgttttttcttattttttttatcataaaaaattatatttcttttagcGTTTAAACTCATAATATTCCATGACATCATAATGATCAACTGGTGCAACTAAATTAGACGGAATTGGAAGCCATATTCCATTGATTGAAAGTATAGACAAAATTTGACAGAACAAAATCATGGATAATAGACATATACTAATACTAAAAAACAATGactatttactatataattttatcaattaagaattaaaaattgtgCCATGGTTAAGaaccataataaaaatatttgtcatgattttcagtcatgacaaatattttagccacacTCGCAGATACAACGGTCAACAACCATACATAACCGTGGTTAATGATtatttgctatgattttttaatttttcatcataacaattaaccataattaaatattatatcttttgTAGTGTAGTCTGGTTTACATCATATGTCACACATCAAAGTGGGGTGCATTCAGACCGAACCTACACTGCATTTATGATATGACGCGCATCCCATATGCATAGATCATAATTAGAGATGAAGTATGTAAGAGAAGGAGGGGTgtgctataataataataataataataataataataatattattgttattattattggtGATCATAATTGAAGTAGGTGGGCAGGGGTCGTGGAGCTACCTATCTACCAAATgctgaaattaattaaagattgGTATTACTTATTAGTGCTCCAACAACATCACATTCATCACACTAACACTAACATGCCCACAACCAATTAAAAGCGCCGCCTAACAAACAGTTGTA includes:
- the LOC105165062 gene encoding ankyrin repeat-containing protein At5g02620-like codes for the protein MDRRLQESVTSGDVEALWKLVEQDDSIIRQRVTGSLNTVLHVAARFGHLELTKEIVEKWPEMVSLENAYLETPLHEACREGHLEIVRLLLETDPSVAYKVNCREESVLFAACEKGRTDVVKELLNFPRLLMLELDMENTSLHVAASSGYTEIVKEILKARADFAWKRNVYGCTPLHLACSKGQLEITRELMKLDSDLCLIPDGEGRIPLHYAAIKGRINILDEILFASLDSAEATTYNGETILHLAVKNNQYDVVRYLTESINTSKLLNMQDNDGNTILHLATASKLTAMVTYILKIGIDVNSLNRKGYTALDVVETDASNSGALAIAPALLEAGAKRCDQISPGSTHIQQVAVSTSRMLSENIQRKSMSRSNRTSEHCSPSHRHHRQNRHRAKKLELQNEGLRNARKTVTIVAVLVATVTFTAGINPPGGFSQETGKALRGDRAAFKVFLVCNIVALFLSIGVVNVLVSIIPFTRKTMMNLLTATHKVMWLSTLFMTAAYIAAIWTIMPEKKGTSWVTVELVVFGGGCTIFVFFGLGFMLTRHWYNKHKWRKVRQKKIKDDSPHSSVSRVEELKMKIKQETSSNSDVDSSDHGYHLY
- the LOC105164749 gene encoding protein JINGUBANG, yielding MSSTAPQDPPPTASPALLYHCIASLHRQDGTIFSIAAAKGLVFTGSESSRIRAWRQPDCTERGYFKATCGEVRTILAHGSTLFTSHKDCKVRIWNITAATENFQAKKITTLPKNRSIFMFPRTTSAKHRDCISCMAYNHAEGLLYTGSWDRTVRVWRVSDNRCVDTFTAHEDNINAVVVNQDDGCVFTCSSDGSVKIWRRVYGQSSHTLTMTLKFQPSPVNALALSSSTNSCFLYSGSSDGFINFWEKEKMSGRFNHGGFLQGHRFAVLCLVAIEKLVFSGSEDTTIRVWRREEGSCFHECLAVLDAHRGPVKCLAASLEIEKVVVMGFLVYSAGLDQTFKVWRIKILPEEKECTQGAMEPIDTTVKITEYETSPVLSPSWVEKKLQGDNPFH